The following proteins come from a genomic window of Pseudomonas sp. MAG733B:
- a CDS encoding biotin-independent malonate decarboxylase subunit beta, with protein sequence MTDSAALLNKHSFVELGARQRAKALLDEGTFRELIDPFQRVMSPWLSRQGVVPQADDGVVIAKGNIDGLPVVIAAIEGAFQGGSLGEVGGAKISGALELAAEDNRKGIPTRAVLLLETGGVRLQEANLGLAAIADIHAAIVDLRQYQPVVGVVAGSVGCFGGMSIAAGLCSYLVVTQEARLGLNGPQVIEQEAGLEEYDSRDRPFIWSLTGGEQRFATGLVDRYAEDDLAQIRQQVGELLKQGLPAQQRSRQADLFLQRLARLDAEPQIEPSVVRDLYQGERS encoded by the coding sequence ATGACTGACAGTGCAGCCTTGCTCAACAAACACAGCTTCGTCGAACTCGGTGCCCGGCAACGGGCGAAAGCCTTGCTCGACGAAGGTACTTTTCGCGAATTGATCGATCCGTTTCAGCGCGTCATGTCGCCATGGTTGTCGCGTCAGGGCGTCGTGCCGCAAGCCGATGACGGCGTGGTGATTGCCAAGGGCAACATCGACGGATTGCCGGTGGTAATCGCCGCCATCGAAGGGGCTTTTCAGGGTGGCAGCCTCGGTGAAGTCGGCGGGGCGAAAATTTCCGGCGCGCTGGAACTGGCCGCTGAAGACAACCGCAAAGGCATTCCGACCCGCGCCGTGTTGCTGCTGGAAACCGGTGGCGTGCGTTTGCAGGAGGCCAATCTTGGTTTGGCGGCGATTGCCGATATCCACGCGGCGATTGTCGACCTGCGCCAGTACCAACCGGTGGTTGGCGTAGTCGCGGGCAGCGTTGGTTGCTTCGGCGGCATGTCGATTGCCGCCGGGTTGTGCAGTTACCTCGTGGTAACCCAGGAAGCACGCCTTGGCTTGAACGGTCCACAGGTGATCGAGCAGGAAGCCGGGCTTGAGGAATACGACTCCCGCGACCGTCCGTTCATCTGGAGCCTGACCGGTGGCGAGCAGCGTTTCGCCACGGGGTTGGTGGATCGCTACGCCGAAGACGACTTGGCGCAGATTCGCCAGCAGGTCGGTGAGTTGCTCAAGCAAGGTCTGCCGGCCCAGCAACGCAGCCGCCAGGCCGATCTGTTCCTGCAACGGTTGGCGCGTCTGGACGCCGAACCGCAAATCGAACCGTCGGTGGTTCGCGACCTGTATCAAGGAGAGCGCTCATGA